The following are from one region of the Actinoplanes sp. L3-i22 genome:
- a CDS encoding glycosyltransferase family 39 protein, translated as MTTIPSQRPLDEVRADSPASLTQEIRIRHAMRLRRRDDPAKRRADRGALVVAVAATVLAITACVYFYRAGRILGYHDTYSHLEISRRILTGRTTGIAQLGAIWLPLPHILQALFAWNTTLYTTGLAGSIVSMTAYVASSVLIYRIIRVYRPDRVSPAYAGAAVFMLGANMLHHQSTSMDELPFYAFALAATYGLVKWADTRQATYLLQASLASMLAMLCRYEGWFLAGMLTLAVPIIARRTGHSWPDTRGLTGTFAAFGLLTSSGGWMLYNWMIAGSPLNFLTGPNSSADQMARRTTDVETGSISKTLRAYGGALLADHGLAVVGLAAIGLIVFLVGERLSARSLPVLALGSIMPFFLYTIFRGQAPIGMPPVNEYVLNARFALVGALPAAVLIGYLVSRLPRRTTVAASIAVVLGMSVLTVSTFRQDALVSVREVTDDLSAQQDQARVAGFLEAHTTGPILLDLVGNERAAFPVLDRVVYDGTKIGRHNVWKQALRSPRSVGAQVVLMRGGGPRGADEVFTALHGMPAMAGARVIYEADDYTVYQFLS; from the coding sequence GTGACCACGATTCCGTCGCAGCGCCCGCTCGACGAGGTCCGGGCCGACTCGCCGGCCAGCCTCACCCAGGAGATCCGGATCCGGCACGCGATGCGCCTGCGCCGCCGGGACGACCCGGCGAAGCGGCGTGCCGACCGGGGCGCGCTGGTCGTCGCGGTGGCGGCGACCGTGCTCGCGATCACGGCCTGCGTCTACTTCTACCGCGCCGGCCGGATCCTCGGGTACCACGACACCTACTCGCACCTGGAGATCAGCCGCCGGATCCTGACCGGGCGGACGACCGGGATCGCGCAGCTCGGGGCGATCTGGCTGCCGCTGCCGCACATCCTGCAGGCGCTGTTCGCGTGGAACACCACGCTCTACACGACCGGGCTGGCCGGCTCGATCGTGTCGATGACCGCGTACGTCGCGTCCTCGGTCCTGATCTACCGGATCATCCGGGTCTACCGCCCGGATCGGGTGTCGCCCGCCTACGCCGGCGCGGCCGTCTTCATGCTCGGCGCGAACATGCTGCACCACCAGTCGACGTCGATGGACGAGCTGCCGTTCTACGCGTTCGCGCTCGCCGCGACCTACGGCCTGGTCAAGTGGGCGGACACCCGGCAGGCGACCTATCTACTACAGGCGTCGCTGGCCAGCATGCTGGCGATGCTCTGCCGTTACGAGGGCTGGTTCCTGGCCGGCATGCTCACCCTGGCCGTGCCGATCATCGCCCGCCGCACCGGCCACTCCTGGCCGGACACCCGTGGGCTGACCGGCACGTTCGCGGCGTTCGGCCTGCTCACCTCGTCCGGCGGCTGGATGCTCTACAACTGGATGATCGCCGGGTCCCCGCTCAACTTCCTGACCGGCCCCAACTCCAGCGCCGATCAGATGGCTCGCCGGACCACCGACGTCGAGACCGGGAGCATTTCCAAGACCCTGCGGGCGTACGGCGGTGCACTGCTCGCCGACCACGGACTCGCCGTCGTGGGCCTGGCCGCGATCGGACTGATCGTGTTCCTGGTCGGCGAGCGGCTGTCGGCCCGGTCGCTGCCGGTGCTCGCGCTCGGCTCGATCATGCCGTTCTTCCTCTACACGATCTTCCGGGGGCAGGCGCCGATCGGCATGCCGCCGGTCAACGAGTACGTCTTGAACGCCCGGTTCGCCCTGGTCGGCGCGCTGCCGGCGGCGGTGCTGATCGGCTACCTGGTGTCCCGGCTGCCACGCCGCACGACGGTGGCCGCGTCGATCGCCGTCGTGCTCGGTATGTCGGTTCTCACGGTCTCCACGTTCCGGCAGGACGCCCTGGTCAGCGTCCGCGAGGTGACCGACGACCTGTCCGCGCAGCAGGACCAGGCCCGGGTCGCCGGCTTCCTGGAGGCGCACACCACCGGCCCGATCCTGCTGGACCTGGTCGGCAACGAGCGGGCCGCGTTCCCGGTGCTGGACCGGGTCGTCTACGACGGCACGAAGATCGGCCGGCACAACGTCTGGAAGCAGGCGCTGCGGTCACCGCGCTCGGTCGGCGCCCAGGTGGTGCTGATGCGCGGCGGCGGGCCGCGGGGCGCGGACGAGGTGTTCACCGCCCTGCACGGGATGCCCGCGATGGCCGGCGCCCGGGTCATCTATGAGGCCGACGACTACACCGTCTATCAGTTCCTGTCATAG
- a CDS encoding glycosyltransferase family 2 protein codes for MAEETVGAVGIGSGNTAEKLLGTGQKIAAGMVLSALGYGLLFHPRVTATAVVTACVVFYLLFALFKLLVTTAGRGHRMLLTTLMKSSRELPHYGVLLPVHHEANMLRRLVARVSQLTYPREKLHVYLLIEQDDAETLAAAAAIGLRVHGDGTTAQGPLSHVVVVVIPPGGPKTKPNAMNVAFPIVVADGCRYVTIYDAEDRPDPDQLLLSVSTFRLARRDVVCLQAELVFWNDDTNWVSALYWVGYKVHFRHFLPGLVRLGLPVPLGGTSNHFKVTALREVALPGGLVWDPHNLTEDADLGARLAAAGYRVDLLASVTLEEAPVSSRVVDKQQRRWKGGYLQTALVHSRRPFRSAARMGVHRWLAFLLMTYGTPLTFLLNPLFLALTVAWFATGSELIVDLFPAPIYYTATALLVIGNFGIMLELVQTTLAESQFTKGRFRLLKYMFMAQVMWLWMSVSTYIAVFEMLTGKRGWHKTPHGHAESDDDLEPGLSLPVPVAPPRLAAPSAP; via the coding sequence GTGGCTGAGGAAACCGTGGGCGCCGTCGGCATCGGTTCCGGGAACACCGCCGAGAAGCTGCTCGGCACCGGTCAGAAGATCGCGGCCGGAATGGTTCTGTCAGCGCTCGGCTACGGATTGCTGTTCCATCCGCGCGTCACCGCAACCGCGGTCGTCACCGCCTGTGTTGTTTTCTACCTGCTGTTCGCGCTGTTCAAACTGCTCGTGACGACGGCCGGGCGCGGTCACCGGATGCTGCTGACGACGCTGATGAAGTCGTCCCGGGAGCTTCCGCACTACGGCGTGCTGCTGCCGGTGCACCACGAGGCGAACATGCTGCGCCGGCTCGTCGCCCGGGTCAGTCAGCTGACTTACCCGCGGGAGAAGCTGCACGTCTACCTGCTGATCGAGCAGGACGACGCGGAGACCCTGGCCGCGGCGGCCGCGATCGGGCTGCGCGTGCACGGCGACGGGACCACCGCGCAGGGCCCGCTGAGTCACGTCGTGGTGGTGGTGATCCCGCCGGGTGGCCCGAAGACCAAGCCGAACGCGATGAACGTGGCGTTCCCGATCGTCGTCGCCGACGGCTGCCGGTACGTGACGATCTACGACGCCGAGGACCGCCCGGATCCGGACCAGCTCCTGCTGTCCGTGTCGACGTTCCGGCTGGCCCGTCGTGATGTTGTCTGTCTGCAGGCGGAGCTGGTGTTCTGGAACGACGACACCAACTGGGTCTCGGCGCTCTACTGGGTCGGCTACAAGGTCCACTTCCGGCACTTCCTGCCCGGGCTCGTCCGGCTCGGCCTGCCGGTCCCGCTGGGCGGCACCTCGAACCACTTCAAGGTCACCGCGCTGCGCGAGGTCGCGCTCCCCGGCGGGCTGGTCTGGGATCCGCACAACCTGACCGAGGACGCCGACCTGGGCGCTCGCCTGGCCGCGGCCGGTTATCGCGTGGACCTGCTGGCGTCGGTGACGCTGGAGGAGGCTCCGGTCTCCAGTCGCGTGGTGGACAAGCAGCAGCGTCGCTGGAAGGGCGGCTACCTGCAGACCGCGCTGGTGCACAGCCGCCGGCCGTTCCGGTCCGCGGCCCGGATGGGCGTCCACCGCTGGCTGGCGTTCCTGCTGATGACGTACGGCACGCCGCTGACGTTCCTGCTGAACCCGCTGTTCCTGGCGTTGACCGTGGCCTGGTTCGCCACCGGCTCCGAGCTCATCGTGGACCTGTTCCCGGCCCCGATCTACTACACCGCCACGGCCCTGCTCGTGATCGGCAACTTCGGGATCATGCTGGAGCTGGTCCAGACGACGCTCGCCGAGTCGCAGTTCACCAAGGGGCGTTTCCGGCTCCTGAAGTACATGTTCATGGCCCAGGTGATGTGGCTGTGGATGAGCGTCTCGACGTACATCGCGGTCTTCGAGATGCTCACCGGCAAGCGCGGCTGGCACAAGACTCCGCACGGGCACGCGGAGTCCGACGACGACCTCGAGCCCGGTCTGTCCCTGCCGGTGCCGGTCGCGCCGCCGCGCCTGGCCGCCCCGAGCGCCCCATGA
- a CDS encoding glycosyltransferase family 39 protein — protein MARPVTTIPSDRQVMPPGQDPPTEQLALPAGPIRPAAPIAPVADAPTERLTTPAENPPAEPAAGPVIDKPVIVKPPAGIPPTALPAGTTALGDQPASEDPPTERLASLTQEIQLRHAKRLRRLENREVKRTDRALVAVAVTAVLLAIAATAYFYRMDRILGYHDTYSHLEIGRRLLVGRTTGIAQLGAIWLPLPHILQALFAWNTTLYTTGLAGSIVSMCAYVASSILIYRIIRVYSPAKASPAVAGAAVFMLGANVLHHQSTSMDELPFYAFALGATYGLVKWADSKQANYLLYGAISSMLAMLCRYEGWFLAGMLTLAVPIIARRTGHSWRDTRGLTGMFAVFGVLTSAGGWLLYNWMIAGSPVNFLTGANSSAYQMARRTTDVETGSLRKTLQAYGGALVADHGLIVLGLAVLGLIVFLAAERLSARSLPIFALGSVMPFFCYTIFRGQAPIGLPPINNYLLNLRFALVAALPAAVLIGYLLSRLPRKTVIAASVLVICTVVGLSAVTIKNGNLVSVHEVDEDLAAQQDQVRTADFLKDHTTGPIMMTLTGNERAAFPVLDRVIYDGTKVGRRNIWKDALKSPESVGAQVVLMRGSGARGADDVFTALYNKPTMSGYRLVHEGDGYLVYQLTK, from the coding sequence ATGGCCCGGCCAGTGACCACGATCCCGTCGGACCGCCAGGTGATGCCGCCCGGCCAGGATCCGCCGACCGAGCAGCTCGCGCTGCCGGCCGGGCCGATCCGCCCGGCCGCACCGATCGCGCCGGTCGCGGACGCCCCGACCGAGCGCCTGACCACGCCGGCCGAGAACCCGCCGGCCGAACCGGCCGCGGGCCCGGTCATCGACAAGCCGGTGATCGTGAAGCCCCCGGCCGGGATCCCGCCGACCGCGCTGCCGGCCGGGACCACGGCGCTCGGCGACCAGCCGGCGAGCGAGGACCCGCCCACCGAGCGGCTCGCCAGCCTGACCCAGGAGATCCAGCTCCGGCACGCCAAACGGCTGCGCCGTCTGGAGAACCGGGAGGTGAAGCGCACCGACCGCGCCCTGGTGGCGGTCGCCGTCACGGCGGTGCTGCTGGCGATCGCGGCCACCGCGTACTTCTACCGGATGGACCGGATCCTCGGGTACCACGACACCTACTCGCACCTGGAGATCGGCCGCCGCCTGCTGGTCGGCCGGACGACCGGGATCGCGCAGCTCGGGGCGATCTGGCTGCCGCTGCCGCACATCCTGCAGGCGCTGTTCGCGTGGAACACCACGCTCTACACCACCGGGCTGGCCGGCTCGATCGTGTCGATGTGCGCGTACGTGGCCTCGTCGATCCTGATCTACCGGATCATCCGGGTCTACAGCCCGGCGAAGGCGTCCCCGGCGGTCGCCGGCGCGGCCGTCTTCATGCTCGGCGCGAATGTGCTGCACCACCAGTCGACGTCGATGGACGAGCTGCCGTTCTACGCGTTCGCGCTTGGCGCCACCTACGGCCTGGTCAAGTGGGCGGACAGCAAGCAGGCGAACTACCTGCTCTACGGCGCGATCTCGAGCATGCTGGCGATGCTGTGCCGCTACGAGGGCTGGTTCCTGGCCGGCATGCTGACGCTCGCCGTGCCGATCATCGCCCGCCGCACCGGCCACTCCTGGCGGGACACCCGCGGCCTGACCGGCATGTTCGCGGTCTTCGGCGTGCTGACCTCGGCCGGCGGCTGGCTGCTCTACAACTGGATGATCGCCGGGTCGCCGGTCAACTTCCTGACCGGCGCGAACTCCAGCGCCTACCAGATGGCTCGCCGGACCACGGACGTCGAGACCGGCAGCCTCCGGAAGACCCTGCAGGCGTACGGCGGTGCCCTGGTCGCCGACCACGGTCTGATCGTGCTCGGCCTGGCCGTGCTCGGCCTGATCGTCTTCCTGGCCGCCGAGCGGCTGTCGGCCCGGTCCCTGCCGATCTTCGCGCTCGGCTCGGTGATGCCGTTCTTCTGCTACACGATCTTCCGGGGACAGGCCCCGATCGGTCTGCCGCCGATCAACAACTACCTGCTGAACCTGCGGTTCGCGCTGGTCGCGGCGCTGCCCGCGGCGGTGCTCATCGGTTACCTGCTGTCCCGGCTGCCGCGTAAGACCGTGATCGCGGCGTCGGTGCTGGTGATCTGCACCGTCGTCGGCCTCTCGGCGGTGACCATCAAGAACGGCAACCTGGTCAGCGTCCACGAGGTCGACGAGGACCTGGCGGCGCAGCAGGACCAGGTCCGTACGGCCGACTTCCTGAAGGACCACACCACCGGCCCGATCATGATGACCCTGACCGGCAATGAGCGCGCCGCGTTCCCGGTGCTGGACCGGGTGATCTACGACGGTACGAAGGTCGGCCGGCGCAACATCTGGAAGGACGCGCTGAAGTCACCGGAGTCGGTCGGCGCCCAGGTCGTGCTGATGCGTGGCTCCGGCGCGCGGGGTGCGGACGACGTCTTCACCGCGCTGTACAACAAGCCGACGATGTCCGGGTACCGGCTGGTCCACGAGGGCGACGGATATCTCGTCTACCAGCTCACCAAGTAA